Genomic window ([Eubacterium] hominis):
TTTTCTGTGAAAAAGGGAGTAACACCGCCACCAAGTCTTCAAAATATTTTTATGGAATTACATAATGATTTAGGATGTAAGATACCCTCACATGGAGAATTGACAAAATGGACCAAAGAAGGTGTACTACTGTTGAATACCGTGTTGACTGTACGCAGAGGACAGGCAAATTCTCATGCGCAAAAAGGCTGGGAAATATTAACTGATGAAATTATACGCAAATTGAATGAGCGAAAAGAACCCATTGTTTTTCTTTTGTGGGGAAAGAATGCCAAAGCAAAAACAGCGCTTATCACAAATCCTTCCCATTTGATTTTATCTTGTTCACATCCAAGTCCTTATAGTGCGGATTATGGCTTTTTTGGATGTCGTCATTTTTCAAAAGCAAATGCTTTTTTGAAGGAGCATGGGAAAACACCAATTGACTGGCAGATTGAAGATTAACTTTTTGTATCATTTTAAATAGTGATAAAGAAGAATCAGATATGTAAAATTTGATTCTTTTTTTCATGAATTGTTTGAAATTCCAACATAATGCGATATAATATAGACTAAAAAAGGGGAGATTCTACATGGAGCATGTACAAAATCACTTTATGCAGGGTATTAAGGATGGCGTACCTATAGGACTTGGGTATATTTCTGTATCTTTTACCTTTGGCATGATGGCAGTATCACAGGGAATGCCATTAGAAGTTGCAGTTTTAATATCCTTAACCAATTTGACAAGTGCAGGTCAGTTTTCAGGTTTGGCACTCATCATGGCACAGGGTTCTTATATCGAGCTTGCCTTATCACAATTTATTATCAATTTACGTTATGCGCTGATGTCTTTATCATTATCACAAAAAGTTGATCGTAAAATGACAACAGCACAGCGTGCAATAGTTTCTTATGGGGTAACGGATGAAATTTTTGCGTTAGCCAGCAGTACTTATGAGCGTGTTGGCAAAAAATATATGTATGGTTTAATCGCATTTCCTATGGCCTGTTGGACACTTGGCACTTTTATTGGCGGAGCGGCCAGTACATTATTGCCAGAAAGTATTCGTTCAGCTTTAAGTATTGCGATTTATGGTATGTTTCTTGCGATTATTATTCCACCTGCAGAAAAATTTCGTTCTGTACGTATCGTTTTGATTTTATCTATTATCATGAGCTGTATTTTCTCATTATTACAGGATATTTTACCAATCAGCTCTGGTTTTGTCATTATAATTTGTACTGTCGCAGCCAGTGGCTTTGGCGCATACTTTTTTCCAGTTGAGGAGGTGTCATCATGACACAATATTTACCTTATATGCTGATTATGGCGCTTGTGACCTATTTGATCCGTATGATTCCACTCACTTTTTTTCAAAAGGAAATCAAGAGTCAGTTTATTAAATCATTTTTATTTTATGTACCTTATGCGGTATTGGGTGCAATGACATTTCCAGCTATTTTTACAGCTTCAGGAAATATGATTGCTTCTACATGTGGAGCAATTGCTGCTTTATTTCTTGCCTATAAAGGCAAAGGATTGTTAAGTGTCGCAGTTGCCGCATGTGTTGTGGTATATCTGGTATCATTTGTGTGCTAAATACTACTTGTATTAATTGCATGAAAATATAATAAGATTCCTTTAAGCAGTGTGATTTGCTGAGTACTTAAGTTTTTAGCGATTTCACAAATCTTTTCACGGTTGAATTCTTCTTGTTTAGGAATCGGATCAAGGTCAAATACTTCTAACATATCAATACCAAAGTATTTCATCATGGCACTAAATGTTTCAATATTAGGAATGCTTCTTCCATTAAGGTAAGAATTTATAGTTTGTGGAGTAACGTGCAGCAGATCAGCTGCCGTTTTTTGTGAATAGCCGCTTCTTTCTAAAGCAATTTGAAAAATTCTTCCAAATTCAGATTTCATAAATACCACCTTTCTTATATCGTCATTTCCATGACACACCAGCTAAGGTAATTATAACAAATAATATATATTTTTCTATAGTGAGTTAAATTATTGTAAATAGAGTCCAAAAACTCTCCAAAATGTAACGTTTTCGATATCAATTTCCAAATTTTTAAGCGCCTACACAAAAAAGTCCCTCTTTCTTATGCTATAGAGAAGGGGGCAGCTCATGAAACATCCAGTACATTATGATATTTACCTTTTCATCATGCTGATTATTGTGATTGGTGTTTTATTAATATTTTTACTTGATAATCTATTACAATAGATGAAAAAATCAGTGATACGCTCACTGATTTATTTTTGTATAGAATAGCCACCATCCACAGGTATACATACGCCATTGATATAATTGCTCTGTTTACTGGCTAATAACAATAATAATCCATCCACATCTTTGTAACAGCCCCAACGTTTTGCGGGTATATCATGTAAGATACTTTCATCATAATGGTTGCCATCACCAGCCATTAAAGAAGTTCCAGTTGTCATAAAACCAAAAACAATAGCATTGACCTGAATATCATCTTTTCCAAATTCCATCGCCAAATAACGTGTCATAGCATCAACGGCACCTTTACTTGTATAATACGCACAATATTGAGAAGTATGTTTTGGCAATATACCACTGGCATTGATGATTTTACCGCCACATCCCTGTTTTATAAACTGCTTGATCACTTCCTGTGCTAAGATAAATGCCGCATTCACATTGATATCCATTGTCATTTCCCATTCTTGTTTATGAATGTTCAAGGTATCTTCCTTTTTCATGATACCCGCAAAATTCAATAAGATATCAATATGTCCATAAGCAGCCAACACTTCTTTCATTAAAGTATAGATAGCACCCGGTGTCGTAAGTGATATCGTAAGGGAATGATATCGTCGCCCCATTGCTTCTACCTCTTTCTTTAAATCCTGATCATCGCCAATACTGACACCAAATATATCTGCGCCATGACGTGCAAGTGTTAATGCCATTGCATATCCCATACCTTGGCTGGCACCGGATACCAAAGCAACTTTTTCATGTAAATCAAATTCTTCCATGATGATTCCTCCATTCTTTTTTATTAGTATGAACAGATAAAATATTTCTAAACCTATTGACAACTGTGTATATACATTGTATATTGTATATGTCCAATATATACACTTTGATGATTGGATGAAGGAGTGAAGTTATGAATATCATTATTAGCAATGCCAGCGGAAAGCCAATCTATGAGCAAATTGTCGCACAGATAAAACAGCTGATCATGACAGATGTTTTAAAAGAAGGGGACGCTCTTCCATCTATGCGTGTACTTGCGAAAGACTTGCGTATATCCGTTATCACAACAAAGCGGGCTTATGAAGAATTAGAAAGTGAAGGGTTTATTGAAACCGTAACTGGAAAAGGAAGCTTTGTGGCTGGCAGAAATAAAGAACTGATTAAGGAAGAACGATATCGCCAGATAGAGGAATTGTTAAGCAAGGCCTGTGACATCTCCAAAACAAGTGGTATCGCCTATGAAGAATTAGTTGATATTCTATCACTCATATATAAGGAGGCATAAGTATGGAAAGCATACTGGAAATAAAACATATGAAGAAAAGCTATCCTGGCTTTCAAATAAAAGATTTATCTTTAACAATTCCCAAAGGTGTCATTATGGGATTCATTGGAGAAAATGGCGCAGGCAAGACCACAACCATCAAAGCGATTCTGAATATGATTCATATCGATGGTGGAGAAATCACAGTATTTGGGAAAGATGCAATAAAAGATGGAAAAACAATTCGTCATGATATTGGCGTGGTTTTATCAGAAAGCAGTTTTCCTGAAAATATGAACCCTGTGCAAATTGAGCATGTATTATCCAGCGTATATCAAACATGGGATTGTGCATATTATCATGAATTACTTCAAAATTTTCAGCTTCCTAAAGATAAACGTATCAAAGATTATTCAAAAGGAATGCGCATGAAACTTAATATCACAATGGCACTTGCACATCATCCAAAGCTATTGATTTTAGATGAAGCAACCAGTGGACTGGATCCAATTATTCGTGATGAAATTCTGGATGTTTTTATGGATTTTATCCAGGATGAAGAACACAGTATTTTCCTGTCTTCTCATATCACCAGTGATATTGAAAAAGTAGCAGATTATGTAACATTTATCCATAAAGGTGAGATTGTTTTAAGTGAACAAAAGGATGAATTACTGGAAAGCTATGGTATCTTAAAAACAACGCCAGAAATATTTACAGCATTGAAGGAAGATGAATATGTGGCATATCGTAAATCTTCATTTACATTAGATGTATTGGTCAAAAATAAAGATATGATACTAAGAAAAATTCCTGATGCGATTATTGATCAGGCATCCTTAGAAGATATCATGTTGTTTACAGTGAAAGGAGAACGTTTATGATTGGGTTGATGAAAAAAGATTTCTACAATGTTGGAAGTTCTTTAAAAATTTATTTTCTAATTCCTTTGTTGTTTGCGGTTCTTGGTTATCAAGATGGATCTACGGATCTATTAGCATTTGGAACATGTTTTTTAGGAATATTTATCGTCATTAGCAGCTTTGCATATGATGATATGGCGCATTTCAATAATTTTGCATTGACACTTCCTATTGATCGTAAAGATCTGGTTATTTCCAAGTTTTTGATATCTAATTTATTTTTAGTCATTGTCTTAATCATCAGTAACTTATTCGCAAATGGAATTGCTATGCTGGCACCTGATAAATTTGTGAACTTCAGTCCTGTATATTTCTTAGAATACACATATATCGCCAGTATGATTGTCAACATCTTAGCATCCATTATTTTGATTATCATGTTTAAGTATGGCTCAGAAAAGGGTAGAATTGTATTTCTAGTAACTTTTCTTGGGCTTGGTTTTATTGGCGGGTTACTTGGAAAAGTATTTGGAGAGCCTGATCTGAGTGGAATTACAGTATTTTTAGACCAGTATCTGTCATATCTGATACTTCCAATCAGTTTAGGCATAGAAGCAATCGCCATTGTTATTTCAAATAAAATCATGAAGAAAAAAGAACTGTAAGGTATTCTCACAAATGGGAATATCTTTTTTTTGTTAATCTATTGACAGATGAGAATGTATCATATATACTAAGTTTGTAAGTTGGTTACTCAACTAACAAACTAAACAACATACCGACGACAGAAAGGAGGATGGTGATGCGAATCGATCCTGCAAGTGATAAACCAATATTCCTTCAGATTGCAGAAGGATTAGAGGATGATATTTTTACTGGTATTTTTGAAGAAGAAGCTCAGATACCAAGTACGAATGAAATGGCAGCCATGTGGAAAATCAATCCACATACCGTTTTAAAAGGAATGAATATTCTTGTTGATGAAGACATGATATACAAAAAGAGAGGATTGGGGATGTTTGTGAAAGAAGGCGCTGTACAGAAAATCAGAGAAAAACGTCAGAAAAATTTCTATGATACATATATAGAAAGTCTGGTGGAAGAAGCAAAGAAGCTTGGCATGAGTTATGAAGAAATTATACGACTGATAGAAAGAGGGTATGGAAATGGAAGCAATTAATGTAGCGAATATAACAAAACGTTATGGGGATATTTATGCATTGGAGCATGTGGATCTTAACTTTGAAGCAGGTAAAATCTATGGCTTGCTGGGAAGAAATGGCGCAGGAAAATCGACTTTATTAAAAGCTATGACCAATCGTATCTTCCCTGATG
Coding sequences:
- a CDS encoding SDR family oxidoreductase, which gives rise to MEEFDLHEKVALVSGASQGMGYAMALTLARHGADIFGVSIGDDQDLKKEVEAMGRRYHSLTISLTTPGAIYTLMKEVLAAYGHIDILLNFAGIMKKEDTLNIHKQEWEMTMDINVNAAFILAQEVIKQFIKQGCGGKIINASGILPKHTSQYCAYYTSKGAVDAMTRYLAMEFGKDDIQVNAIVFGFMTTGTSLMAGDGNHYDESILHDIPAKRWGCYKDVDGLLLLLASKQSNYINGVCIPVDGGYSIQK
- a CDS encoding GntR family transcriptional regulator — protein: MNIIISNASGKPIYEQIVAQIKQLIMTDVLKEGDALPSMRVLAKDLRISVITTKRAYEELESEGFIETVTGKGSFVAGRNKELIKEERYRQIEELLSKACDISKTSGIAYEELVDILSLIYKEA
- a CDS encoding helix-turn-helix transcriptional regulator; this encodes MKSEFGRIFQIALERSGYSQKTAADLLHVTPQTINSYLNGRSIPNIETFSAMMKYFGIDMLEVFDLDPIPKQEEFNREKICEIAKNLSTQQITLLKGILLYFHAINTSSI
- a CDS encoding AzlC family ABC transporter permease, yielding MEHVQNHFMQGIKDGVPIGLGYISVSFTFGMMAVSQGMPLEVAVLISLTNLTSAGQFSGLALIMAQGSYIELALSQFIINLRYALMSLSLSQKVDRKMTTAQRAIVSYGVTDEIFALASSTYERVGKKYMYGLIAFPMACWTLGTFIGGAASTLLPESIRSALSIAIYGMFLAIIIPPAEKFRSVRIVLILSIIMSCIFSLLQDILPISSGFVIIICTVAASGFGAYFFPVEEVSS
- a CDS encoding AzlD domain-containing protein, which produces MTQYLPYMLIMALVTYLIRMIPLTFFQKEIKSQFIKSFLFYVPYAVLGAMTFPAIFTASGNMIASTCGAIAALFLAYKGKGLLSVAVAACVVVYLVSFVC
- a CDS encoding uracil-DNA glycosylase, producing the protein MVHIGNDWDQVLDGEFDKEYYRKLRNFIAHEYKTATIYPDMYDIFNALKYTAYQDVKVVILGQDPYHGPNQAHGLCFSVKKGVTPPPSLQNIFMELHNDLGCKIPSHGELTKWTKEGVLLLNTVLTVRRGQANSHAQKGWEILTDEIIRKLNERKEPIVFLLWGKNAKAKTALITNPSHLILSCSHPSPYSADYGFFGCRHFSKANAFLKEHGKTPIDWQIED
- a CDS encoding GntR family transcriptional regulator, with the protein product MRIDPASDKPIFLQIAEGLEDDIFTGIFEEEAQIPSTNEMAAMWKINPHTVLKGMNILVDEDMIYKKRGLGMFVKEGAVQKIREKRQKNFYDTYIESLVEEAKKLGMSYEEIIRLIERGYGNGSN
- a CDS encoding ABC-2 transporter permease, translating into MIGLMKKDFYNVGSSLKIYFLIPLLFAVLGYQDGSTDLLAFGTCFLGIFIVISSFAYDDMAHFNNFALTLPIDRKDLVISKFLISNLFLVIVLIISNLFANGIAMLAPDKFVNFSPVYFLEYTYIASMIVNILASIILIIMFKYGSEKGRIVFLVTFLGLGFIGGLLGKVFGEPDLSGITVFLDQYLSYLILPISLGIEAIAIVISNKIMKKKEL
- a CDS encoding ABC transporter ATP-binding protein, encoding MESILEIKHMKKSYPGFQIKDLSLTIPKGVIMGFIGENGAGKTTTIKAILNMIHIDGGEITVFGKDAIKDGKTIRHDIGVVLSESSFPENMNPVQIEHVLSSVYQTWDCAYYHELLQNFQLPKDKRIKDYSKGMRMKLNITMALAHHPKLLILDEATSGLDPIIRDEILDVFMDFIQDEEHSIFLSSHITSDIEKVADYVTFIHKGEIVLSEQKDELLESYGILKTTPEIFTALKEDEYVAYRKSSFTLDVLVKNKDMILRKIPDAIIDQASLEDIMLFTVKGERL